In a genomic window of Helianthus annuus cultivar XRQ/B chromosome 10, HanXRQr2.0-SUNRISE, whole genome shotgun sequence:
- the LOC110885109 gene encoding peroxidase 43 encodes MNNMLIVMFGMIISCYILIGISEARLKIGFYNKTCPDAESIVGGFVRDAAEFDPRVPAFLLRLHFHDCFVQGCDGSILIDNGPISEKEAPGHQGLQGFNVIEDTKAQLEFVCPGVVSCADIVAIAARDAVAFSFGPIYKVETGRRDGFVSNKALADKMPDFRDSIQLLKRKFFEKGLNDKDLVVLSGAHTIGTTACFFLMDRLYNFSPRGGPDPSIDQDLLPELMDACPPNGDINFRLPIDHNSGDTFDIQILENIRNGFAVLQSDAKLMDDPVTKRILDSYFRVTNESVKPSFEADFVKSMVKMGRIGIKTGPKRGEIRRVCNTFN; translated from the exons ATGAATAACATGCTAATAGTAATGTTTGGCATGATCATATCATGTTATATATTAATTGGGATTTCAGAAGCTCGTCTGAAAATAGGGTTTTACAACAAAACATGCCCAGATGCAGAATCCATTGTCGGTGGCTTTGTTAGGGATGCAGCTGAGTTTGACCCACGAGTTCCTGCTTTCTTGCTCAGGCTTCACTTTCATGACTGCTTTGTTCAG GGTTGTGATGGATCAATTCTGATAGATAATGGGCCGATCTCGGAGAAAGAAGCACCTGGGCATCAAGGGTTGCAAGGTTTTAATGTGATAGAGGATACAAAAGCTCAGTTGGAGTTTGTGTGCCCTGGTGTGGTTTCTTGTGCTGATATTGTGGCCATTGCTGCTAGAGATGCTGTTGCTTTT AGTTTTGGGCCAATTTATAAAGTTGAAACCGGTAGAAGAGATGGATTTGTTTCAAATAAAGCATTGGCTGACAAGATGCCTGATTTTAGAGACTCAATTCAGCTTCTAAAACGCAAGTTCTTTGAGAAAGGGCTTAATGATAAAGACCTTGTGGTTCTCAGTG GTGCACATACTATCGGTACAACGGCGTGTTTCTTCCTTATGGATCGGCTCTACAATTTCTCGCCTCGTGGGGGTCCGGACCCAAGTATAGATCAGGATCTCCTTCCAGAACTAATGGACGCTTGCCCTCCAAACGGAGATATAAACTTCAGGTTGCCGATTGATCATAATAGTGGTGACACTTTCGACATTCAAATCCTAGAAAACATCAGGAATGGCTTTGCAGTGCTACAATCTGATGCAAAGCTCATGGATGATCCAGTGACCAAAAGAATTTTGGACTCGTATTTCAGGGTTACCAACGAATCAGTCAAACCATCTTTTGAGGCGGATTTTGTCAAGTCCATGGTGAAAATGGGTCGCATCGGAATTAAGACCGGTCCAAAAAGAGGAGAGATTAGACGTGTGTGTAACACGTTTAATTGA
- the LOC110881811 gene encoding uncharacterized protein LOC110881811 has translation MVSLLLLTTIGTSLGLSISRGYWCNPVRLLHFAKNEINAFRISSSFDVEPHHFVTSAGFFMVPFFFINRNSYKGFNRFMVTLFHHDSFLVLDMRFLCTLGSEVMQQVNNQVKQLPIPVSSNNMQQG, from the exons ATGGTATCACTTTTGCTCCTAACAACAATTGGAACATCATTGGGTCTTTCGATTTCTAGGGGATATTGGTGTAATCCAGTCAGATTACTCCATTTCGCAAAGAATGAGATTAATGCATTTCGTATTTCTTCCTCATTTGATGTTGAACCACACCATTTCGTAACTTCTGCAG GTTTTTTCATGGTACCTTTCTTCTTCATTAATCGCAATAGCTACAAAGGTTTTAATCGGTTCATGGTTACGCTCTTTCATCATGATTC TTTTCTTGTGTTGGATATGCGCTTTTTATGCACATTGG GTTCTGAGGTGATGCAGCAAGTGAACAACCAAGTGAAACAACTTCCTATTCCTGTGTCGTCTAATAATATGCAACAAGGATGA